The genomic DNA CGGCTCAACCAAGGTCTTGAAAGCCTAATTCCCGACCGGCAGGAACGCATCAACCACATCATGACAAAGCAACTCTATGGCATCGCTATTACGGAACTGACCAGCTTAATTGCGCGCCGCACGCTCTATTGCTCCAAAACTGCAAACGGCAAATACTCCATCTGCACAGCGTTTACTACGCCTGAGGGCAACATCCGCTACC from [Chlorobium] sp. 445 includes the following:
- a CDS encoding restriction endonuclease, whose protein sequence is MTTTVNYNPDVLSCLASLSSDEIFTPPALANQMLDLLPEDLWRDPNARFLDPCCKSGVFLREIARRLNQGLESLIPDRQERINHIMTKQLYGIAITELTSLIARRTLYCSKTANGKYSICTAFTTPEGNIRY